From a single Fusarium pseudograminearum CS3096 chromosome 2, whole genome shotgun sequence genomic region:
- the HNM1 gene encoding HNM1, with product MESQAPRDKNVHIDDSAALEQLGHKQELKRNFSKISLLGLAFAILNTWTALSASISLALPSGGPSSVIWGLMVAGICNLCLAAPLAEMLSAYPTAGGQYHWAALLAWPRWSRGISYVTGWVNAAGYVVLTATAPLLGSVFVTDAITFMHPTYETKPWHQFLIYLAFTLIALVINVFANRLLPLFNKAAFLWSISGFIIISITVLACAAPDYQSGSFVYGKFINEVGWPDGVAWMLGLLQGAFALTGFDAAAHMIEEIPDARRTGPVIMIWCILIGMLSGFIFLSCLLFVLKDVQTVIESPSGALLQMYFDATGSKAGSVCLIVFSIVCMVFTATAIMTTSARMTYSFSRDRGLPFSHVWAKVHPTLSVPANALLWTTGWVIVFGLILLGSSSAFNAITAASVVALGVTYAIPPAIHLLRGGNRLPEDRPFKLSTPVRWICSLVGIAWAILTTVLFVFPPELPVTPTNMNYCIAAFGVILFLSVGTWIFDGRKNYKGPLIEISMDGATLEGASMAETTCTSNHEDDMKSHKP from the coding sequence ATGGAGTCCCAAGCCCCACGGGACAAAAACGTCCACATCGACGACTCAGCTGCTTTGGAACAGCTCGGCCATAAGCAGGAACTCAAGCGCAACTTTTCCAAAATCTCCCTTCTCGGTCTCGCCTTTGCTATCCTCAACACATGGACTGCTCTCTCAGCGTCCATCAGTCTGGCTCTGCCATCTGGTGGCCCTAGCTCTGTTATCTGGGGTCTCATGGTTGCTGGAATATGTAACCTCTGCTTAGCCGCTCCTCTGGCAGAAATGCTGTCCGCGTATCCAACTGCTGGTGGTCAGTACCATTGGGCTGCTCTGCTAGCTTGGCCGCGATGGTCGAGGGGTATCAGCTATGTCACTGGTTGGGTCAACGCAGCTGGCTATGTCGTCTTGACAGCGACTGCGCCTTTGCTTGGAAGTGTTTTTGTTACCGACGCTATTACTTTTATGCATCCTACCTACGAAACCAAGCCTTGGCATCAGTTTCTTATCTATCTCGCCTTTACTCTGATCGCATTAGTCATCAACGTCTTTGCCAACCGACTACTCCCACTATTCAACAAAGCCGCTTTTCTCTGGAGTATCTCTGGTTTTATCATTATCAGCATTACAGTCCTGGCCTGTGCTGCACCTGATTACCAGAGTGGGTCCTTTGTATACGGGAAGTTCATCAATGAGGTTGGGTGGCCCGATGGTGTTGCTTGGATGCTTGGACTCCTCCAAGGTGCTTTCGCCTTGACTGGCTTCGACGCTGCAGCTCATATGATCGAGGAAATTCCTGACGCGCGCCGGACAGGGCCGGTAATTATGATCTGGTGTATCCTCATCGGTATGCTGtctggcttcatcttcctgTCGTGTCTCTTGTTCGTTCTCAAGGACGTTCAAACTGTTATCGAGTCTCCTTCAGGCGCACTGCTGCAGATGTACTTTGACGCCACTGGTAGTAAAGCCGGAAGTGTCTGCCTGATCGTATTTTCCATCGTCTGTATGGTCTTTACCGCTACTGCTATCATGACTACTAGTGCGCGCATGACATACTCATTCAGTCGCGATCGCGGACTTCCTTTCAGCCATGTCTGGGCTAAGGTCCATCCAACGTTAAGCGTCCCTGCCAATGCTCTCCTTTGGACGACTGGCTGGGTAATTGTATTTGGACTTATTCTCCTGGGAAGTTCTAGCGCTTTCAACGCCATCACTGCGGCTTCGGTTGTGGCTCTGGGTGTCACATATGCAATTCCTCCTGCGATTCATCTCCTACGTGGAGGCAACAGACTCCCCGAAGATAGGCCGTTCAAGCTGAGCACTCCTGTGCGCTGGATTTGCAGTCTTGTTGGTATTGCGTGGGCTATCCTTACTACAGTTCTGTTCGTCTTCCCACCCGAGCTACCCGTCACACCTACCAACATGAACTACTGTATCGCTGCATTTGGAGTTATCTTATTCCTTTCCGTCGGTACGTGGATCTttgatggaaggaagaacTACAAGGGGCCTCTTATTGAGATCAGTATGGACGGCGCTACTTTGGAGGGCGCGTCTATGGCTGAGACGACATGCACGTCTAATCAcgaggatgatatgaagAGCCACAAGCCTTAG